In Aquiflexum balticum DSM 16537, a single genomic region encodes these proteins:
- a CDS encoding TIM barrel protein, whose protein sequence is MKITTDHIHSSNKPLEISHAREFNFLAENLEKKGLNVEALIQKIQALQIAIPSWALGTGGTRFGRFSGGGEPSTLIQKIQDVGILHALNRSSDSISLHIPWDIPQDYDAILQAAAEVEISFDAVNSNTFQDQADQSLSYKFGSLANNDKSIRKLAIEHNKEVIRIGEKLGSKALTVWLADGSSFPGQHSFRKALQNTYESLLEIYQELPSDWKMLIEYKPYEPYFYSTVISDWGTSFLLANKLGDKAFTLVDLGHHLPNTNIEQIVATLMTEGKLGGFHFNDSKYGDDDLTVGSIKPYQLFLIFNELVTGFEETSNPTPAWMIDASHNLKDPMEDLLQSVEAIKLAYAQALIVDRKSLEAAQDGQDVGQGQEILQDAFRTDLRPLVRESIRQSGGAISPIQSYRDLKVRETLIKERGKDSKASGL, encoded by the coding sequence ATGAAAATAACCACTGACCATATCCATTCCTCCAACAAACCATTGGAAATCAGCCATGCCCGGGAATTCAACTTCCTGGCTGAAAATCTGGAGAAAAAGGGGCTGAATGTAGAAGCTTTGATCCAAAAAATCCAAGCTTTACAGATCGCCATCCCTTCTTGGGCATTGGGGACGGGAGGCACGCGTTTCGGGAGATTTTCGGGTGGGGGAGAACCCTCTACTTTGATCCAAAAAATCCAAGATGTGGGTATTCTTCATGCGCTTAACCGTTCCAGTGATTCCATTTCCCTACATATCCCCTGGGACATTCCCCAGGATTACGACGCCATCTTGCAAGCAGCCGCTGAAGTGGAAATCAGTTTTGATGCAGTCAATTCCAATACCTTTCAGGATCAAGCAGACCAATCCCTTTCCTATAAATTCGGCTCTTTGGCGAATAATGACAAATCCATCCGCAAACTGGCCATAGAACACAACAAAGAGGTGATCCGGATCGGGGAAAAACTGGGTTCCAAAGCCCTGACGGTATGGTTGGCCGATGGGTCCTCCTTTCCAGGTCAGCACAGTTTCCGCAAAGCCCTGCAAAATACCTATGAGTCCCTTCTGGAAATCTACCAGGAACTCCCCTCTGACTGGAAAATGCTGATAGAATACAAACCCTACGAGCCTTACTTTTACAGCACTGTGATTTCCGATTGGGGCACTTCTTTTCTTTTGGCCAATAAACTAGGAGATAAGGCTTTTACTTTGGTGGATTTGGGACATCATCTGCCTAATACCAATATTGAGCAGATTGTGGCTACCCTGATGACTGAAGGCAAGCTAGGTGGCTTTCACTTCAACGACTCCAAATACGGAGATGATGACCTGACGGTGGGCAGCATCAAACCTTATCAACTCTTTTTGATTTTCAACGAATTGGTGACTGGTTTTGAAGAAACATCAAACCCAACTCCTGCTTGGATGATCGATGCCAGCCACAATTTAAAGGATCCGATGGAAGACCTATTGCAGTCAGTTGAGGCCATAAAGCTTGCTTATGCACAGGCGTTGATAGTTGATAGAAAGTCTTTGGAGGCAGCACAAGATGGCCAAGATGTGGGTCAAGGACAGGAGATTTTACAGGATGCCTTCCGCACTGACCTGAGGCCCTTGGTAAGGGAATCCATCCGCCAAAGCGGAGGAGCCATTTCCCCTATCCAATCCTACAGGGATCTGAAAGTGAGAGAGACCCTGATCAAAGAAAGAGGAAAAGACAGTAAAGCCAGCGGACTATAA